One Papaver somniferum cultivar HN1 chromosome 10, ASM357369v1, whole genome shotgun sequence genomic window carries:
- the LOC113316152 gene encoding uncharacterized protein LOC113316152, whose translation MFFKRSDKGIVLLLYVDDMVITGSDLEGINALKSQLSMSFQMKDLGHLRYFLGIEVDRSSKGYFVSQVKYATDIINRAGLTDNKTVDTPLEVNVKYNPTDGKILSNPTLYRQLVGSLNYLTITRPDISHAIHVVSQFMSAPRSIHYAAVLRILRYLKGTLHQGLHFSSTSDLKLKAYSDSDWAGDVTDRRSTTGYCIFLGNSLISWRSKKQSVVSRSNAEAEYRALAHTTSEIVWLRWLLGDMGVHLSGPTPLFCDNKAAIHIAHNDVFHERTKHIEIDCHFVRHHYKKQTIGLHYATSELHIADLFTKTHPSKRLQFLSSKLNMCFRLS comes from the coding sequence ATGttctttaaaaggtcagataaaGGGATTGTTCTTCttctctacgttgatgacatggttATTACTGGGAGTGATTTGGAAGGAATCAATGCTCTGAAATCACAGTTAAGTATGTCTTTTCAAATGAAAGATCTTGGCCATCTAAGATATTTTCTCGGTATTGAAGTTGATCGATCATCTAAAGGATATTTTGTATCTCAAGTGAAGTATGCTACTGACATTATTAATCGTGCAGGATTGACTGATAATAAAACAGTCGATACTCCTCTTGAGGTAAATGTTAAGTATAATCCTACAGATGGGAAGATTTTATCTAATCCTACGTTGTATCGACAACTAGTGGGTAGTCTTAATTATTTGACTATCACACGTCCAGATATTAGCCATGCAATACATGTTGTGAGTCAATTTATGTCAGCTCCACGTTCGATACATTATGCAGCTGTTCTTCGAATCCTGCGTTATCTCAAAGGTACGTTACATCAAGGACTACATTTTTCTTCAACATCTGATTTAAAACTGAAGGCATATTCcgattctgattgggctggtgATGTAACTGATCGTCGATCAACTACTGGATATTGTATATTCCTTGGTAATTCTCTAATTTCATGGCGTAGTAAGAAACAATCTGTTGTTTCTCGTTCAAATGCCGAGGCAGAATATCGAGCTTTAGCTCATACTACATCGGAGATTGTCTGGCTACGTTGGCTTCTTGGTGACATGGGAGTTCATCTTTCAGGGCCTACTCCATTATTTTGTGATAACAAGGCTGCTATTCATATAGCACACAATGATGtctttcatgaacgaacaaaACACATTGAAATTGATTGTCACTTTGTTAGACATCATTACAAGAAACAGACTATTGGGCTGCATTATGCTACTTCAGAATTACATATTGCAGATTTGTTCACGAAAACACATCCCTCTAAACGACTTCAGTTTCTAAGTTCCAAACTCAATATGTGTTTTAGACTATCTTga